The following are encoded in a window of Strigops habroptila isolate Jane chromosome 9, bStrHab1.2.pri, whole genome shotgun sequence genomic DNA:
- the CSPG4 gene encoding LOW QUALITY PROTEIN: chondroitin sulfate proteoglycan 4 (The sequence of the model RefSeq protein was modified relative to this genomic sequence to represent the inferred CDS: deleted 1 base in 1 codon), with amino-acid sequence MAKAGDPPPRVRSLQLRHCLDQLQPSPGRAGGSTALCCARSPSCCSSPGDTMGARGGIATLLLLLLLACQPPAVTAGPPAGASFFGDGFVEMPLADASRTVRLRLQLYSSQGNGLLFLAAGQPDHLLLQLRAGTLQARLRLGSEEVTLQSPAELQLNNLAVHDVELLVEDGRMTMTIDGLFNSSVDMAGPTRELDIQYGLYAGGTGSLDLPYLAEASAPFRGCLHLVTFNGLDVLSPLSSDGSSKVFHRVQEGCSTQFSAEPEEPFGFLGPHSYIAFPTWEAREEATIEFVITTSITQAPLIYHAGLENDFFYLEISNGRLRGFVEKGNGIIVLHNNVFISDEQQHYVKVHTDIHKFEILIDYYASSTSNRGINNYLDLQGNLFIGGMNEKALQRLREHHLAFISVWTMTNSSFIGCLEDLRINLQRRSLQDAVITRDITAGCGKQDHYWEYDEVYEQDEAPTSPPPDVWSGAPGLVVEPCRPDNSFPPAFANVSRLLHVSPLIVSEGGMAYLEWKHAQPTVDLSLANIRQSQILFSITNDPRHGQLELDIPGSRSRRKFTLLDIVNRKVRYIHDGSEGPMDQLMLEVTVTAQQGVPECLRQGQMYLLPIMINPINDAPQVIFPHGNHMTMLKHTRKHLTTDILQVLDDDTSCDDLEFQLHGGQQMEEGYVEYDFHPGVPIEEFSCRDLEAGNVVYVHQSGTKSQLTLQVNDGTVPSPIATLSILAIDPDIHLHNNTGLSISQGGAARITTANLSVETNAVQQRVAILYVLTEPLRYGEVQKQGSMGGEWKKVESFHQQDLEQGRIQYFSTDPEHRLEDSMEKLRFKVQVGQKVLENNTFLIRIKRATIKMKTMVPLQMKNKRHRNITTKELEAMLEDPNSTPVPFHYMIIQAPKKGNLELLGNRLTEGFGFTQEDLQRSHLSYSVTIRNSQQAEDTFQFRVHADEQHSPVYTYTISTGGDPDAPALTNVLLTVPEGGQAVISKDHLFVQSMNSMDYLYEVIEGPAHGRLAWAASHSWASREEITEFTNDDILHRRLLYQHDDSETLEDDIPFVATRQGEGSAEPEAEEVRGVFRVSIQPVNDHTPVQVVNKVFNVVRNGQHLLTTDDIAFTDKDSGFSDTQLVLARKDILFGSIVSVDDRSHQVYRFTQDDLRKKKILFVHSGADRGWIQLQVSDGLHQTTALLEVQASDPYIRIVNNTGLVIHQGSRGSIDSSVLSLETNMDIRSDEEIRFLVTTPPRWGTVLRGEQPVMAFSQRDLLAGEISYRHNGSRNTRDELQFTVEANEVAVEDTLAISVFLDTHPSPLHIVNHKEIHVFQGEGAGIKEEHLLVTHEEIPPQDIVYLVSSPPASGFLAMLQHGQDSNEQPSLDRVQSFTQEDINNGRVLYLHSKPQEDRDQFVVDITASGADPLERVVVSLAVLPIAVPLDVRNITVPGGGSATLSTGILNIPNPYYTALGVEFMVLEPPRFGTLLNSERPEDGGLHSFTWSEVERQQIQYRQHGPGARTDSFTLLANASEVDRQSQPRTIFITILPRGSKGPRLRVNAGLQLREGATAAISPHVLSAEDEDSPPEEVTYSIQPPANGKVVLRSAPGAEVRRFTQAQINNGLILFMHQGQLDGGFAFDVWDGENLSPGHFFLIRAQREPIISLAKKQSLTVCPGALQPITSQNLQAVSNSPASSTALYYSIEQAPRLGRLSTAQGEEIRNFTQAQVDSRLIFYQHEMPEKPFWLAQDAIRFRVVAPTTISDSFILLVLISFEAKCPQRSTQLWRNEGLQLGRAQRAEIGTSVLDASNLLSQILVPERAAHDVVFLVTGLPTHGQLLVAGVPLERSQPFFLQSDLAAGRLAYAHAGDSISEDHFRFKAWLRPRAQQSLRPPQEGVVISEAFKITVTSSSSSKPLQVVKQQEVLRVPPGSVVTLSREYLDVAEPLGSPEEMVYSILQRPPAGHVANTHNPQEPIDRFTQADVNAGHVVFVASGSHAPGSLALSLSDGHHPPILTSLEIEVLPAGSTAASPVLLEVPQDLNRAPVSHHHLLGAAGLGAGNALYRITRDPRFGQVQVNRKPSRGFSQKQLDRGEVTFTFINLSSPEDGFQFLAMSRAANRTGVVNVTVRALVKARPGSLWPRGTTALLDTNVLDASELANRTKSIPVFKVRRAPRASRLVRVSRDPGQPTTPIETFSQSELEQGLVGLELLDAGETDQPLQSDSFVFELVAAGVPPALASLGYSIEPYNASKAYGVTLLMAPLAPSPPMSQPQGTARSSPNASELGMPPTVWLGPGATTSPSPVEGGTFLSFIEANMFSIIIPICLIFLLLALILPLLFYLHKRNKTGKHHVQGTPSSKAKNGAVPDQETFRRTDPNQGIPLTTVNALEGKGTGPPPQGTGAPPDPELLQYCRTSNPPLKNNQYWV; translated from the exons ccTCTTTCTTCGGGGATGGCTTCGTGGAGATGCCGCTGGCGGATGCGTCGCGCACGGTGCGGCTGCGCCTGCAGCTCTACAGCAGCCAGGGGAACGGGCTGCTCTTCCTGGCCGCCGGGCAGCCCGaccacctcctgctccagctgcgGGCCGGCACCCTGCAG GCCAGGCTGCGGCTGGGCTCGGAGGAGGTGACCCTGCAGTCCCCAGCGGAGCTGCAGCTCAATAACCTGGCAGTGCAtgacgtggagctgctggtggaggaTGGCAGGATGACGATGACCATTGACGGCCTCTTCAACAGCTCCGTGGACATGGCAGGGCCCACACGGGAGCTGGACATCCAGTACGGCCTCTATGCCGGGGGGACAGGCAGCCTTGACCTGCCATACCTCGCCGAGGCCAGCGCACCCTTCCGAGGTTGCCTCCACTTGGTGACATTCAATGGCCTGGATGTGCTCTCCCCTCTGTCCTCGGATGGCAGCTCCAAGGTCTTCCACCGGGTCCAGGAAGGGTGCAGCACGCAGTTCTCTGCAGAGCCCGAGGAGCCCTTTGGGTTCCTGGGGCCACACTCCTACATCGCATTTCCCACGTGGGAAGCGAGGGAGGAAGCAACCATTGAGTTTGTGATAACAACCAGCATCACCCAGGCACCCCTCATCTACCACGCAGGGCTGGAGAATGACTTCTTCTACCTAGAGATCTCCAACGGGCGCCTCAGAGGATTTGTTGAGAAGGGGAATGGCATCATTGTCCTGCACAATAATGTCTTCATCAGTGATGAGCAGCAGCACTATGTCAAAGTCCACACAGACATCCACAAGTTTGAGATACTGATAGATTACTACGCCTCATCCACATCCAACAGGGGTATCAACAACTACCTGGACCTTCAGGGAAACCTCTTCATCGGAGGTATGAATGAAAAAGCTCTgcaaaggctgagagagcaTCACCTTGCTTTCATCTCAGTGTGGACCATGACCAACAGCTCCTTCATTGGCTGCTTGGAGGACCTGCGGATAAACCTGCAGAGGAGGAGTCTGCAAGATGCCGTGATCACAAGGGACATCACAGCAGGCTGTGGAAAACAGGACCACTACTGGGAATACGATGAGGTGTACGAGCAGGATGAGGCACCCACCTCCCCACCTCCGGATGTCTGGTCGGGAGCTCCAGGCCTGGTGGTGGAGCCGTGCCGGCCGGACAACAGCTTCCCACCCGCCTTCGCCAACGTCAGCAGGCTGCTGCACGTCAGCCCCCTCATCGTCTCCGAGGGGGGCATGGCCTATCTGGAGTGGAAACATGCCCAGCCAACAGTGGACTTGAGCCTTGCGAACATCCGGCAGTCCCAGATCCTCTTTAGCATCACCAACGACCCGAGGCACGgccagctggagctggacaTTCCTGGgtccaggagcaggaggaagttCACCTTGTTAGACATTGTGAATCGGAAGGTCAGATACATCCACGACGGCTCTGAGGGGCCCATGGACCAGCTGATGCTGGAGGTGACGGTGACAGCCCAGCAAGGGGTCCCAGAGTGCTTGCGGCAGGGGCAGATGTACCTGCTGCCCATCATGATCAACCCCATCAACGATGCCCCACAGGTGATCTTCCCCCATGGGAACCACATGACGATGCTGAAACACACACGGAAGCATCTGACCACTGACATCCTGCAGGTCCTAGATGATGACACATCCTGCGATGACCTGGAATTCCAGCTGCATGGTGGCCAGCAGATGGAGGAGGGTTACGTGGAGTACGACTTTCACCCTGGAGTGCCCATCGAAGAGTTCTCCTGCAGGGATCTGGAAGCAGGCAACGTAGTCTACGTGCACCAGAGTGGGACAAAGTCACAGCTCACCTTGCAAGTGAATGATGGCACAGTCCCAAGCCCCATTGCCACCCTGAGCATCCTCGCCATTGACCCCGACATCCACCTGCACAACAACACCGGTCTCTCCATCTCCCAAGGAGGGGCTGCACGCATTACCACAGCCAACCTGTCAGTGGAGACAAACGCAGTGCAACAACGAGTGGCCATCCTGTATGTCCTCACAGAGCCCCTAAGGTACGGGGAGGTCCAGAAGCAAGGGAGCATGGGAGGGGAATGGAAAAAAGTTGAGTCCTTCCACCAGCAAGACCTGGAGCAAGGGCGCATCCAGTATTTTAGCACAGACCCAGAGCACCGGCTGGAAGATAGCATGGAAAAGCTGAGATTCAAAGTCCAGGTGGGGCAGAAGGTCTTGGAAAACAACACCTTTCTCATAAGGATTAAAAGAGCCACCATTAAGATGAAGACCATGGTCCCCCTCCAGATGAAGAACAAACGGCACAGAAATATCACCACTAAGGAGCTGGAAGCAATGTTGGAAGATCCAAACTCCACCCCAGTCCCCTTCCACTACATGATAATCCAGGCTCCCAAGAAGGGAAACCTGGAGCTGCTTGGCAACAGGCTAACCGAAGGCTTTGGATTTACCCAAGAGGACCTGCAGAGAAGCCACCTGAGCTACAGCGTGACCATCAGGAACTCTCAGCAAGCCGAGGACACCTTCCAGTTCCGCGTCCACGCGGATGAGCAGCACTCTCCTGTCTATACCTACACCATCAGCACTGGTGGGGACCCTGATGCGCCAGCCTTGACCAACGTTCTCCTGACCGTGCCGGAAGGTGGGCAAGCGGTCATCTCCAAGGACCACTTGTTTGTACAGAGCATGAATAGCATGGACTACCTCTATGAAGTGATTGAGGGACCAGCACATGGGAGGCTGGCCTGGGCTGCGTCCCACAGCTGGGCCTCCAGAGAGGAGATCACAGAGTTCACCAACGATGACATCCTCCACCGCCGGCTGCTGTACCAACACGATGACTCCGAGACGCTGGAGGATGACATCCCCTTCGTAGCGACCAGGCAGGGTGAGGGCAGCGCTGAGCCCGAGGCAGAGGAGGTGAGAGGTGTTTTCAGGGTCTCCATCCAACCCGTCAATGACCACACTCCGGTTCAGGTGGTGAATAAGGTCTTCAATGTGGTGCGCAACGGGCAGCACCTACTGACAACAGATGACATCGCCTTCACCGACAAGGACTCCGGCTTCTCCGATACGCAGCTGGTGCTGGCGAGGAAGGACATTCTGTTTGGCAGCATCGTGTCCGTTGATGACAGAAGCCACCAGGTCTATCGGTTCACACAAGATGACTTGAGGAAGAAGAAGATCCTCTTTGTCCATTCAGGGGCTGACCGGGGCTGGATCCAGCTGCAGGTCTCGGATGGTCTCCACCAAACCACGGCCCTCCTGGAAGTACAGGCATCAGACCCCTACATCAGAATAGTCAACAACACCGGTCTAGTCATCCACCAAGGCAGCCGCGGGAGCATTGACTCCTCTGTCCTCAGCCTAGAGACCAACATGGACATCAGGTCAGATGAAGAGATACGGTTCCTGGTAACAACCCCCCCGAGGTGGGGGACTGTGCTGAGAGGGGAGCAGCCGGTCATGGCCTTCTCCCAGAGGGACCTGCTAGCAGGAGAGATCTCGTACCGCCACAACGGGAGCAGGAACACCCGGGATGAGCTCCAGTTCACTGTAGAAGCGAATGAGGTGGCGGTGGAGGACACGCTGGCCATCAGTGTGTTCTTGGACACCCATCCCAGCCCCCTGCACATAGTCAACCACAAGGAGATCCATGTCTTCcagggggaaggagctgggatCAAGGAGGAACACTTACTG GTTACCCATGAAGAGATCCCTCCCCAGGACATAGTCTACCTGGTGAGCAGCCCCCCAGCCTCCGGCTTCCTGGCAATGCTTCAGCACGGCCAAGACTCAAACGAGCAGCCCAGCCTGGACCGCGTCCAGTCCTTCACCCAGGAGGACATCAACAATGGCAGAGTCCTCTACCTCCACTCCAAGCCCCAGGAGGACCGTGACCAGTTTGTGGTGGACATCACAGCCAGCGGTGCGGACCCTCTGGAGAGGGTGGTGGTGAGCCTGGCAGTGCTCCCCATCGCCGTCCCCTTGGATGTCCGCAACATCACGGTGCCAGGAGGTGGCTCTGCCACCCTGTCCACAGGCATCCTCAACATCCCCAACCCCTACTACACGGCTCTGGGTGTGGAGTTCATGGTGCTCGAGCCCCCCCGGTTCGGCACCCTCCTGAACAGTGAGCGGCCTGAGGATGGTGGGCTGCACAGCTTCACCTGGAGCGAG GTGGAGCGGCAGCAGATCCAGTACCGGCAGCACGGCCCCGGCGCCAGGACCGACAGCTTCACCCTCCTGGCCAACGCCTCCGAGGTGGACCGGCAGAGCCAGCCCAGGACCATCTTCATCACCATCCTGCCCCGCGGCTCCAAAGGGCCCCGGCTCAGGGTCAACGCCGGCCTGCAG CTGCGGGAAGGTGCCACGGCTGCCATCAGCCCCCATGTCCTGAGCGCTGAGGATGAGGACTCCCCGCCGGAGGAGGTGACCTACTCCATCCAGCCCCCGGCCAACGGGAAGGTGGTGCTGAGGTCGGCGCCCGGTGCTGAGGTCCGGCGCTTCACCCAGGCTCAGATAAACAACGGCCTCATCCTCTTCATGCACCAAG GGCAACTGGATGGGGGCTTCGCCTTCGACGTGTGGGATGGTGAGAACCTGTCTCCTGGGCACTTCTTCCTCATCAGGGCCCAGAGAGAGCCCATCATCAGCCTGGCCAAGAAGCAGAGCCTCACCGTGTGCCCAG GTGCCCTGCAGCCCATCACAAGCCAGAACCTGCAGGCAGTGAGCAACAGCCCCGCCAGCTCCACCGCTCTGTATTACAGCATCGAGCAGGCCCCGCGCCTGGGCAGGCTCAGCACTGCACAGGGGGAGGAAATCAGGAACTTCACCCAAGCCCAG gTGGACAGCAGGTTGATTTTCTACCAGCACGAGATGCCAGAGAAGCCCTTCTGGCTGGCTCAGGATGCCATCCGCTTCCGTGTGGTGGCTCCCACAACCATCTCTGATTCCTTCATCCTCCTCGTGCTGATCTCCTTCGAGGCAAAGTGTCCCCAGCGCTCAACCCAGCTGTGGAGAAACGAAG gTCTCCAGCTCGGAAGGGCTCAGAGGGCTGAGATTGGCACCTCAGTCTTGGATGCCTCCAACCTCCTGAGCCAAATCCTGGTCCCGGAGAGAGCTGCACACGATGTGGTCTTCCTGGTGACGGGGCTACCGACTCATGGGCAGCTCTTGGTGGCCGGTGTGCCCCTGGAGCGGTCGCAGCCATTCTTCCTGCAGTCAGACCTGGCTGCAGGGCGCCTGGCGTATGCCCATGCTGGGGACAGCATCTCTGAAGACCATTTCAGATTCAAGGCTTGGCTCCGGCCCCGGGCGCAGCAGTCCCTCCGTCCCCCCCAGGAAGGGGTGGTCATCTCTGAAGCTTTCAAGATAACagtgaccagcagcagcagcagcaagccacTGCAAGTGGTGAAGCAGCAAGAAGTGCTGAGGGTCCCCCCAGGCTCCGTGGTGACCCTGTCCCGGGAGTACCTGGATGTGGCAGAGCCATTGGGGTCCCCCGAGGAGATGGTGTACAGCATCCTCCAGAGACCTCCTGCTGGCCACGTGGCCAACACACACAACCCACAGGAGCCCATCGACCGCTTCACCCAAGCGGATGTTAACGCCGGCCACGTGGTGTTTGTGGCCAGCGGGAGCCATGCCCCGGGGTCCTTAGCCCTGAGCCTCTCCGACGGCCACCACCCGCCCATCCTGACCTCACTGGAGATCGAGGTGCTGCCTGCGGGGagcactgctgccagccccGTGCTGCTGGAGGTGCCCCAGGACCTGAACAGGGCCCCCGTGTCCCACCATCACCTCCTGGGAGccgcagggctgggggcaggcaATGCCCTGTACAGGATCACCAGGGACCCAAGGTTTGGCCAAGTGCAGGTCAACCGAAAGCCGTCACGGGgcttctcacagaagcagcTGGACCGCGGAGAGGTGACGTTCACCTTCATCAACCTCAGCTCTCCCGAGGATGGCTTCCAGTTCCTCGCCATGTCCCGGGCAGCAAACAGGACCGGGGTGGTGAATGTGACCGTCCGTGCCTTGGTGAAGGCTCGGCCAGGCAGCCTGTGGCCCAGGGGCACCACAGCCCTCCTGGACACCAATGTCCTGGATGCCAGCGAGCTGGCCAACCGCACCAAGAGCATCCCCGTATTCAAGGTCCGCAGGGCGCCCCGTGCCAGCCGCCTGGTGAGGGTCTCCAGGGACCCAGGACAACCCACCACCCCCATTGAGACCTTCAGCCAGAGCGAGCTGGAGCAagggctggtggggctggagctgctggatgctggGGAGACCGACCAGCCCCTGCAGAGTGACAGCTTCGTGTTTGAGCTGGTGGCTGCCGGCGTGCCACCCGCACTGGCATCCCTGGGGTACAGCATTGAGCCCTACAATGCCTCAAAGGCCTATGGTGTCACCCTGCTCATGGCCCCCCTGGCACCCTCGCCCCCCATGTCCCAGCCCCAGGGCACAGCACGGAGCAGCCCCAATGCCAGCGAGCTGGGCATGCCCCCCACTGTCTGGCTGGGCCCTGgtgccaccaccagccccagccccgtGGAGGGGGGCACCTTCCTCAGCTTCATCGAGGCCAACATGTTCAGCATCATCATCCCCATCTGcctcatcttcctcctgctgGCCCTCATCCTGCCCCTGCTCTTCTACCTGCACAAGCGCAACAAGACGGGGAAGCACCACGTCCAGGGCACCCCCTCCTCCAAGGCCAAGAACGGGGCCGTGCCGGACCAGGAGACCTTCCGGAGGACGGACCCCAACCAAGGCATCCCCCTAACGACTGTCAATGCCCTGGAGGGCAAGGGCACGGGTCCCCCACCCCAGGGCACGGGGGCACCACCGGACCCCGAGCTCCTCCAGTACTGCCGGACTTCCAACCCCCCCTTGAAAAACAACCAGTACTGGGTGTGA